The following nucleotide sequence is from Actinomycetota bacterium.
GGCGTGACTCGATCTTCGTGAGGTTGAGGTCCCGCTCCGCGAAGATCTCGAGCAGTTGGAGCAGCGCCCCCGGCCGGTTCTCCTCGATGAAGACCACGAGCGAGGTCTTGTCCCACCCGGTCGCGGCCGGCAGCTCGTGGCCCACGACGATGAACCGGGTGACGTTGCCCTCGCGGTCGGACACCGCTTCGGCCCGGACCTCGAGGCCGTAGCGGTCGGCCGCCAGCCGGTTCACGATCGCGGCCTGGGGCTCCTCGGCCTCGGCCACCTGCTCGGCGGCGCGGGCGGTCGAGGTCGCGGTGCGCCGCTCGATCCCGCCCATCTCGGCGCTGAGCCAGCGGCGGCAGGCGCTCAACGCCACCGGGTGCGACCGCACGACCTGTACGTCCCCGAGGGACACGTCGCGTCGGGTGGCGACGACCAGTGCGACCGGTAGCTCGAGCTCACCCTGGATCAGCAGGTCCACCTCGAACGCCAACGTGTCCAAGGTGACCGACACCGGACCTTCGAGGGTGTTCTCGATCGGCACCACCCCTCGTCCGGCCTCACCGTCGGCGACGTCCTGGAGCACCTCGAGCACGTCGACGTGCTCGACGAGCGGTTCGTCCTTCGTCGCCACCGTGCGGGCGGCGGTCTCGGTGAAGGTCCCCGGGGGGCCGAGGTACGCGACGGTCACGGGACGGTCTCGAGGGGCAGGGGACTAGGAGGCTGCGCGGCGCCGACGCCGGCGGGGTGCCTCCAGCGCCGCACCTCCAGCGCCGTCCAAGGCGGCGTCGATCGCCTGCTGCTCCTCCGGCGACAGGTTGTGCTCCGAGGACCCACCGGCGATCGGCTTCGCGTAGGTGCGGGCCTCGGCGCGGCCGTTGATCGCGGTGAGGACCACCCCGTCGCCACGTTCGTCGAGCAGCGCCGCGGAGAAGGACAACGCCCCACCCATCTCCTCGAACGCGTCGTACCGGACCACCCCGACGCGGGACACGGTGTCGCGGAGCAGCTCGCGCAGGCGCTCGGTGTTGTGGTGCACGACCCCGAGGTCGTCGCGGAGGCGGTCGACCTCGGCGACGTGCCGTTCGAGCGCCTGGAACAGATCCTCGCGGCGGTCCGGATCGAGCACCGCGGCGTAGGCCCGCTGGAGCCGCCGCTGCCGCATCAGAAGGACCACCACGACACCCGCGAGGACCGCGACCGCCGCGACCAGCACGAGCACGACGACCCCGACCACCTGTTCCGAGAGGACCACCGCGCCTCCGCTCTCCCCGTGACGTAGGGGCATCGTACCGAGCGATCCCGGCTGGAGGCAGGCAACGCGCGCGGATGCCGCCTCCGGTCCGGACCCGTTCCCGCCGCTCACCGGGCGGGGAGCTCCTGCCGAGTAGTATCCAGCCCGAAGGCAGGCGCGAACGTCCACGGGAGTCGGGTTCGATGCGGAGCGGCCAGGTGGATCGGCCCCGGCTCCTGCTCATCCTGCTGGTCCTCGCCGTGGCCACGATCAGCTCACCGTCGTTCGTCCTCGAGGCGTCCGCTGGAGAGAGCGGCACCACCCCGACGCCCACCGCGAGCCCGTCGCCCACCGAGCAGAGCGCGGACGAGAGCGCACAGACGTCGCTCACCGGG
It contains:
- a CDS encoding DUF4446 family protein, coding for MVLSEQVVGVVVLVLVAAVAVLAGVVVVLLMRQRRLQRAYAAVLDPDRREDLFQALERHVAEVDRLRDDLGVVHHNTERLRELLRDTVSRVGVVRYDAFEEMGGALSFSAALLDERGDGVVLTAINGRAEARTYAKPIAGGSSEHNLSPEEQQAIDAALDGAGGAALEAPRRRRRRAAS
- the pheA gene encoding prephenate dehydratase, whose amino-acid sequence is MTVAYLGPPGTFTETAARTVATKDEPLVEHVDVLEVLQDVADGEAGRGVVPIENTLEGPVSVTLDTLAFEVDLLIQGELELPVALVVATRRDVSLGDVQVVRSHPVALSACRRWLSAEMGGIERRTATSTARAAEQVAEAEEPQAAIVNRLAADRYGLEVRAEAVSDREGNVTRFIVVGHELPAATGWDKTSLVVFIEENRPGALLQLLEIFAERDLNLTKIESRPTKAELGEYCFFLDVEGHLADERVGDALAAVKRTHRDVKVLGSYRRSGPRQTAEAERIAADDAAYRDAADWLSGWRSRIER